One Alkalicoccus halolimnae DNA segment encodes these proteins:
- a CDS encoding CBS domain-containing protein, which produces MQVILSHNNLDFDALASMIAAGKLHPEAVPVLPSRATSEVEHFITIYKNIFPFLRPHECEWDNVESIILVDTSYIDKQLPDRLHLLPAIIYDHHVDQVPDSPSITIYECEAVGATITLLSEHLKKNKQPLSPLEATVFALGLYSDTESFTLPGTTARDLEAGAFFLHQGANLKVVDQFREVPLTSDQQHLFQKLLEESEIHTVHGIELMTAFLDQEHYTGHLAHITRKLLQISGLDGVIAAVRMGKKVFVTSRAQTEQVDFRPLMSTLGGGGHAQAASASSKDSTLDDVRRIIEENLETIVKPALTARDLMTSPVRVIAPETTVETASKMLYRYGHSGFPVAENEKLTGIISRRDIDKALHHGLGHAPVKGFMQRDPFWIKSDTRLETIRSLMMEEQIGRLPVLKDDKMIGIVSRTDLIEAMHGPNVIESRREAAAPVKRQVTNTMERMLAPQILQLLKMIQKKCEDMQMRAYLIGGIVRDMFLNIPNEDLDIVVEGDAIKVAEQLQIEYGGKVRAHEIFRTATWSHSSGCKIDLTSARTEYYDFPAALPDVEPSTIKEDLFRRDFTVNTLAVSLNKNSYGELTDYFQGLKDIYAKRLKVLYNLSFVEDPTRILRALRFEARFGFRMDPQTKYLAEENMELLASVSYARLADELSRLFLHSDPRIGAERLIAFSVSSRLFSETIPSETTSRRIRRLYCYEKLMEKAEVIFPSSKWMGYLIQFLPSDVSLVKKTAAYGLNKQDKRTAETWVKWMENESMGKWSKMNDSQLHRELVHFEAFVLVPFINAFAPKATRQKLSRYLYRRETITSWLTGKDLIESGFKPDTCFSAMLFEAELLKMQNPGISKSSLIEEVRPLYVGRTK; this is translated from the coding sequence ATGCAGGTTATACTTTCCCACAATAATCTCGATTTTGATGCTCTGGCCTCTATGATCGCAGCTGGAAAACTTCATCCTGAGGCGGTCCCGGTGCTTCCTTCCCGAGCGACATCTGAAGTCGAACACTTTATTACGATTTACAAAAACATTTTCCCTTTTCTCCGCCCTCACGAATGTGAATGGGATAACGTCGAAAGTATAATTTTAGTGGATACTTCCTACATTGACAAGCAGCTCCCCGACCGTCTCCATCTGCTGCCGGCTATTATCTATGACCATCACGTGGATCAGGTGCCTGATTCCCCCAGTATTACCATCTATGAATGTGAAGCTGTAGGTGCAACGATTACCCTGCTGTCCGAACATTTAAAAAAGAATAAGCAGCCGCTCAGTCCTCTCGAAGCTACCGTATTTGCGCTTGGCCTTTATTCAGACACAGAATCTTTTACTCTTCCCGGAACTACTGCCCGGGACCTCGAAGCCGGCGCTTTTTTTCTTCACCAGGGAGCTAATTTAAAAGTAGTTGATCAATTTCGTGAAGTTCCTCTAACAAGCGACCAGCAGCACCTTTTCCAAAAGCTTCTGGAAGAAAGTGAAATTCATACCGTTCATGGAATTGAATTGATGACTGCTTTTCTGGACCAGGAGCATTATACCGGCCACCTTGCCCATATAACGAGAAAGCTGCTGCAGATTTCCGGACTCGATGGCGTAATAGCTGCAGTCCGCATGGGGAAAAAAGTTTTTGTTACTTCGAGAGCTCAGACAGAGCAGGTGGATTTCAGGCCGCTGATGAGTACTCTTGGCGGAGGAGGACATGCCCAGGCTGCTTCGGCTTCTTCAAAAGACAGTACACTTGACGACGTTCGCAGAATAATCGAGGAGAATCTGGAAACAATCGTAAAACCAGCTCTTACAGCACGGGATTTAATGACTTCTCCAGTGCGCGTAATTGCCCCCGAAACAACCGTCGAAACTGCATCAAAGATGCTGTACCGTTACGGACACAGCGGATTTCCTGTAGCAGAAAATGAAAAATTAACCGGCATTATATCAAGAAGGGATATTGATAAAGCACTTCACCATGGTCTGGGGCATGCCCCTGTCAAGGGCTTCATGCAGCGGGATCCTTTCTGGATTAAATCTGACACTCGTCTGGAAACTATCCGTTCGCTTATGATGGAAGAACAGATCGGCCGTCTGCCTGTATTGAAAGACGATAAAATGATTGGTATCGTCTCCAGAACCGACCTGATAGAAGCTATGCATGGTCCAAATGTGATTGAAAGCCGCAGGGAAGCAGCTGCTCCTGTTAAACGCCAGGTAACCAATACAATGGAACGAATGCTTGCACCGCAAATTCTTCAGCTTTTAAAAATGATACAAAAAAAATGCGAAGATATGCAGATGCGCGCTTATTTAATCGGCGGAATCGTGCGAGATATGTTTTTGAACATTCCCAATGAGGATCTCGATATTGTCGTTGAAGGGGATGCTATAAAAGTGGCTGAACAGCTGCAGATAGAATATGGAGGAAAGGTCAGAGCCCACGAGATTTTCCGGACAGCTACATGGTCCCACAGTTCAGGCTGTAAAATAGACCTGACCAGTGCCCGCACAGAATATTACGATTTTCCGGCCGCGCTTCCAGATGTGGAACCTTCTACAATTAAAGAAGACCTTTTCAGGCGCGATTTCACTGTGAACACCCTTGCTGTATCACTAAATAAAAATTCCTATGGAGAACTCACTGATTATTTTCAGGGATTAAAAGACATTTACGCAAAAAGATTAAAGGTTCTTTATAATTTAAGTTTTGTAGAAGACCCGACACGTATATTGAGAGCTCTCCGCTTTGAAGCACGGTTTGGTTTCAGGATGGATCCTCAGACAAAATACCTCGCAGAAGAAAATATGGAGCTGCTGGCTTCTGTTTCCTATGCGAGACTTGCCGATGAGCTCTCAAGGCTGTTTCTTCACTCAGACCCTAGAATAGGGGCTGAGCGGCTGATAGCTTTTTCCGTAAGTTCCCGGCTTTTTTCCGAAACGATTCCTTCTGAGACCACTTCCAGGAGAATCAGGCGCCTTTACTGTTACGAAAAGCTCATGGAAAAAGCAGAAGTGATTTTCCCTTCCAGCAAATGGATGGGCTATTTGATTCAATTTCTCCCTTCCGATGTAAGCCTAGTTAAAAAAACTGCAGCTTACGGCCTGAACAAGCAGGATAAACGGACTGCCGAGACCTGGGTAAAATGGATGGAGAATGAAAGCATGGGTAAATGGAGCAAAATGAATGATTCTCAGCTGCACCGTGAATTAGTTCACTTTGAAGCTTTCGTATTAGTACCTTTTATCAACGCGTTCGCACCTAAGGCTACCCGTCAAAAACTTTCCCGCTATTTGTACCGCAGGGAAACTATTACGAGCTGGCTTACTGGAAAGGATCTAATTGAATCAGGGTTTAAACCGGACACTTGCTTTTCAGCAATGCTTTTTGAGGCTGAACTTCTCAAAATGCAGAATCCTGGAATATCAAAATCTTCCCTGATAGAAGAAGTCCGCCCGCTGTACGTCGGACGGACAAAATAA
- the deoD gene encoding purine-nucleoside phosphorylase translates to MSVHIGANEGDIAEAILLPGDPLRAKYIADNFLENVKQYNDVRGMYGFTGTYKGEPVSVQGTGMGVPSISIYAHELINSYGVKKLIRVGTCGAIQKDVKVRDVILAMSATTNSGVNQRYFNGIDFAPTADFGLLKQAYEGAVSQGLQVQVGSVFTSDVFYNDDENLIPQLARHQVLAVEMETSALYTIAARFAVQALSVLTVSDHILTGEETSSQERQETFNEMVHVALAAAVDSKS, encoded by the coding sequence ATGAGTGTACACATTGGAGCAAATGAAGGAGATATTGCAGAAGCTATTCTGCTGCCAGGGGATCCGCTGCGTGCTAAATACATCGCAGATAATTTTCTGGAGAATGTTAAGCAGTATAATGATGTCCGGGGAATGTATGGTTTTACAGGTACATATAAAGGAGAGCCCGTTTCCGTGCAGGGAACAGGTATGGGTGTCCCATCTATTTCCATTTATGCCCACGAATTAATCAACAGCTACGGAGTTAAAAAATTGATTCGCGTAGGTACATGTGGAGCTATACAAAAAGACGTAAAGGTACGCGACGTCATTCTGGCGATGAGTGCTACGACAAATTCAGGTGTAAACCAGCGTTATTTTAACGGAATAGACTTTGCTCCTACTGCAGATTTCGGATTGTTAAAACAGGCATATGAAGGAGCTGTCAGTCAAGGACTGCAGGTGCAGGTAGGCAGTGTCTTTACGAGCGATGTTTTTTATAATGATGATGAAAATCTTATTCCTCAGCTGGCCCGCCACCAGGTCCTGGCTGTAGAGATGGAAACTTCCGCTCTTTATACTATTGCAGCAAGATTTGCTGTCCAGGCTCTTTCGGTACTGACTGTAAGCGACCATATTTTAACCGGAGAAGAAACCTCCTCGCAGGAACGTCAGGAAACCTTTAATGAAATGGTGCATGTCGCTCTTGCTGCCGCAGTTGATAGCAAATCATAA
- a CDS encoding Na+/H+ antiporter subunit E, with protein MQFQILINIVIAVIWMFLQNEFSFVQFFVGYVVGLLMLFFLRRFLRFDFYFRKVYAFFKLIMLFIYKLILANYDVVKIIIKPKMNIQPGIIAVPTSLKTDWEKTLLANLISLTPGTLTMNFSEDGQTFYVHSIHVPDKDAAIKEIHESFERAILEVTK; from the coding sequence ATGCAATTTCAAATTTTAATTAATATCGTTATTGCGGTTATCTGGATGTTCCTTCAAAATGAGTTCTCATTCGTTCAATTTTTTGTAGGTTACGTAGTCGGCCTGCTGATGCTTTTCTTCTTAAGACGCTTTTTGAGATTTGATTTCTATTTTCGTAAAGTATATGCTTTCTTCAAATTAATCATGCTTTTTATATACAAACTGATTCTCGCTAACTACGATGTAGTAAAAATCATCATTAAACCAAAGATGAATATTCAGCCCGGTATAATTGCGGTTCCGACGAGCCTGAAAACTGACTGGGAGAAAACTCTGCTTGCCAACCTCATTTCTCTTACACCAGGTACTCTTACTATGAATTTTTCAGAAGACGGGCAGACGTTTTATGTTCATTCGATTCATGTTCCGGACAAAGACGCAGCTATTAAAGAAATTCATGAATCGTTTGAACGAGCTATTTTGGAGGTGACGAAATAA
- a CDS encoding Na(+)/H(+) antiporter subunit C, with translation MEILMIFTSGIIIAVATYLFMTRSILRVVFGVVMLSHGVHLLILTLAGLETGAPPLLTEEAAAYTDPLPQAVILTAIVISFGVSAFLLVLSYRTYKEHDTDDLEELRGNPNE, from the coding sequence ATGGAAATACTCATGATATTCACTTCAGGAATCATCATTGCCGTTGCCACGTACCTTTTTATGACAAGAAGTATTCTGCGCGTCGTATTTGGAGTTGTTATGCTCTCTCACGGAGTGCACCTGCTGATTCTGACCTTAGCAGGTCTGGAAACAGGGGCTCCTCCGCTGCTGACAGAGGAAGCGGCAGCTTATACAGATCCTCTTCCGCAGGCTGTTATTCTTACAGCAATTGTAATCAGCTTCGGCGTGTCAGCTTTTTTACTAGTTTTATCTTATCGAACGTATAAAGAACACGATACTGACGATCTAGAAGAATTGAGAGGTAATCCAAATGAATAA
- the asd gene encoding archaetidylserine decarboxylase (Phosphatidylserine decarboxylase is synthesized as a single chain precursor. Generation of the pyruvoyl active site from a Ser is coupled to cleavage of a Gly-Ser bond between the larger (beta) and smaller (alpha chains). It is an integral membrane protein.) translates to MKKETYRLIMDLTHNPFYTSVLKGFASSCWSKPFIRRFSNTYGINIAEAGKPIEEYKTLQEFFSRSLKENSRPVSPVKNSVVSPVDGYLTAAGNIEAQDTFTVKGKVHDLYTLLRREDKVNRYSGGTFGVFYLSPQDYHRIHSPLDGKVISRWALGEYSEPVNSLAFKFGVQPLASNYRLITEISTAFGYVCIVKVGALNVNSVYYTHLNSQVEKGEEFAGFSFGSSVIVLFEPGRIALNKEEGAFLRQGEVFGLTADRGEKSD, encoded by the coding sequence ATGAAAAAAGAAACGTACAGGCTTATTATGGATCTCACGCATAATCCTTTCTACACTTCTGTTCTTAAAGGCTTTGCGTCGAGCTGCTGGAGCAAACCATTCATCCGCAGATTTTCCAATACATATGGTATTAATATTGCAGAAGCGGGAAAACCAATCGAAGAATATAAAACGCTTCAGGAGTTTTTTTCCAGGTCTTTAAAAGAAAACAGCCGGCCGGTTTCCCCTGTTAAAAATAGTGTTGTCAGTCCTGTAGATGGTTACTTAACTGCCGCTGGAAACATTGAAGCACAAGATACTTTCACAGTTAAGGGGAAAGTTCATGATTTATACACGCTGCTGCGCCGTGAAGATAAAGTAAATCGATACAGCGGGGGAACTTTTGGAGTTTTTTATTTGTCTCCGCAGGATTACCACCGCATACATTCCCCGCTTGATGGTAAAGTAATTTCCCGCTGGGCTCTGGGAGAATATTCTGAACCTGTTAACTCACTGGCGTTTAAATTTGGTGTCCAGCCTCTCGCTTCAAATTATCGTTTGATAACTGAAATCTCCACTGCTTTTGGGTACGTTTGTATTGTTAAAGTTGGGGCGCTGAATGTGAACAGTGTTTATTATACTCATTTGAACAGCCAGGTTGAAAAGGGAGAAGAATTTGCAGGTTTTAGTTTTGGATCATCTGTAATAGTTTTATTTGAACCGGGAAGAATTGCCTTAAATAAAGAAGAGGGGGCTTTCCTAAGGCAGGGGGAAGTATTTGGTCTGACAGCTGACAGGGGAGAAAAAAGTGATTAG
- a CDS encoding Na+/H+ antiporter subunit D — translation MNNIILLPVLIPFIAGAVLILFKNHTAAQRIASAAVVLLMLASSIFLIVSVYQNGVLTVELGNWSAPFGIVLVADLFATLMVLLSSIVGVACLFFSFQTLSKEREKFFFYPFYFFLLTGVNGAFLTGDLFNLFVFFEVMLISSYVLIVFGGTKYQLRESYKYVVINIFASGLFLIAIAFIYGLTGTLNMAHIAVQIEQLEQQGVINAAAILLLIVFGMKGALFPLYFWLPKSYYGPPAAIAALFGGLLTKVGIYAIIRTFTLIFVHDIGFTHNIILALAGLTMFFGVLGAVSQFDFKRILSYHIISQVGYMVMGLGLFTPLALAGAIYYIAHHIIVKSALFLFAGATQKITGTTDLKKMSGLLSTHPALAWLFFISAISLAGIPPLSGFFSKFPLILSGIEQGRYVIVAVSLLVGLLTLFSMMKIFIYVFWGGASMEKEDYKHVKLMPLLLPIVPLVALTIGLGLFAEPIFVFSETVADEILEPSIYIDAVLGE, via the coding sequence ATGAATAATATTATACTTCTTCCAGTTCTTATACCTTTTATAGCAGGAGCTGTGCTGATTCTGTTCAAAAATCATACAGCTGCCCAGCGGATTGCCAGTGCCGCAGTAGTACTGCTTATGCTCGCAAGCTCCATATTTTTGATTGTCAGCGTCTATCAGAATGGTGTTTTGACAGTAGAACTCGGTAACTGGTCTGCTCCGTTTGGAATTGTTCTCGTAGCCGATTTATTTGCTACTCTTATGGTTTTATTAAGCAGTATAGTAGGCGTTGCCTGCCTGTTTTTCTCCTTTCAGACGCTTTCAAAGGAAAGAGAAAAGTTTTTCTTTTACCCATTCTATTTCTTTCTTTTAACAGGTGTTAACGGTGCATTCTTAACTGGAGATTTGTTTAACCTGTTTGTATTTTTTGAGGTCATGCTTATTTCTTCTTATGTATTAATAGTCTTTGGAGGAACAAAGTATCAGCTCCGCGAATCTTATAAATATGTAGTAATAAATATTTTCGCTTCCGGATTATTTCTAATAGCCATTGCTTTTATATACGGGCTGACCGGAACGCTGAATATGGCCCACATTGCTGTGCAGATAGAACAGCTTGAACAGCAGGGCGTAATTAATGCCGCCGCAATATTACTGCTGATTGTTTTTGGTATGAAAGGGGCGTTGTTCCCCCTATATTTCTGGCTTCCAAAATCCTATTACGGACCCCCTGCTGCTATTGCTGCATTATTTGGAGGGCTGCTTACTAAAGTAGGGATTTACGCGATAATAAGAACCTTTACGCTTATTTTCGTCCATGATATAGGTTTCACTCATAACATCATTCTGGCACTTGCCGGCTTAACGATGTTTTTCGGGGTCCTTGGAGCTGTGTCACAATTTGATTTTAAACGTATTCTTTCCTATCACATTATCAGCCAGGTAGGTTATATGGTTATGGGACTTGGGCTTTTCACCCCACTGGCTTTAGCCGGTGCTATTTATTATATTGCCCACCACATAATCGTCAAATCTGCCCTGTTTCTTTTTGCGGGGGCGACACAGAAAATTACAGGTACGACTGACCTGAAGAAAATGAGTGGGTTATTGAGTACCCATCCTGCACTGGCCTGGCTTTTTTTCATATCAGCTATATCGCTTGCAGGCATTCCTCCTCTCAGCGGTTTCTTCAGTAAATTTCCGCTCATACTTTCTGGTATTGAGCAGGGAAGGTACGTCATCGTAGCTGTCAGTCTGCTTGTAGGGCTGCTTACACTGTTTTCCATGATGAAAATTTTCATTTATGTGTTCTGGGGAGGAGCTTCCATGGAAAAAGAAGATTACAAGCATGTGAAACTTATGCCGCTGCTTCTGCCAATTGTGCCGCTCGTAGCTCTTACGATTGGTCTAGGTCTGTTTGCAGAGCCTATCTTTGTCTTCTCTGAAACGGTAGCAGACGAAATACTCGAGCCGTCGATTTATATCGATGCCGTACTGGGGGAATAA
- a CDS encoding Na(+)/H(+) antiporter subunit F1, translated as MIEIVSQITLVLLTLSILLCTFRLVKGPSMADRVVALDTIGLNLIGFIGLVMILQETVLFAEALLIIAILAFISTISFAKFLEGGVVIDR; from the coding sequence GTGATAGAGATCGTTAGTCAAATTACATTAGTTCTGCTTACTCTTTCCATTCTCTTATGTACGTTCCGCCTCGTTAAAGGGCCTTCCATGGCTGACAGAGTTGTAGCGCTGGATACAATCGGCCTTAACCTCATAGGCTTTATAGGCCTCGTCATGATCCTCCAGGAGACTGTTCTTTTCGCGGAGGCCCTCTTAATTATTGCTATACTGGCTTTCATCAGTACGATCTCTTTCGCGAAGTTCCTGGAAGGAGGCGTCGTCATTGATCGTTGA
- the mnhG gene encoding monovalent cation/H(+) antiporter subunit G, with the protein MVEIIISIFLLTGGILSFLGSIGIIRFPDVYGRLHSATKSATLGVIGILLGTFLFFLILHDLFIGKILLGIIFVFLTAPVGAFMISRTAYNTGIKLWDKSVQDDLKTDIEKEKQKNRQ; encoded by the coding sequence ATCGTTGAAATTATAATTAGTATTTTTCTTCTGACTGGAGGGATCTTAAGCTTTCTTGGCTCTATTGGCATCATCCGTTTTCCTGATGTTTACGGCCGGCTCCATTCCGCAACAAAAAGTGCTACACTTGGTGTCATCGGAATTCTGCTCGGAACATTTCTGTTCTTTTTGATTTTGCACGACCTGTTCATCGGGAAGATTCTTTTAGGTATAATTTTCGTCTTTCTAACAGCGCCTGTAGGAGCATTTATGATTTCGAGAACCGCTTATAATACCGGCATAAAATTGTGGGATAAATCTGTACAGGATGATTTAAAAACAGATATCGAAAAAGAAAAACAAAAAAACCGGCAGTAA
- a CDS encoding Na(+)/H(+) antiporter subunit B has product MKTNFLMLHTITRIVSFIVLSFSVYLFFAGHNAPGGGFIGGLMLATALILLYVSFDLDSIKKVLPFDYTVIIGIGLLLAILTGLNSLLFGDAFLTQYFDYFQWPFFGEVELTTALPFDLGILMVVVGVALLIILSIAEDVS; this is encoded by the coding sequence ATGAAGACGAACTTTTTAATGCTCCATACAATAACCAGAATTGTCTCGTTTATCGTCCTTTCCTTTTCGGTCTATCTCTTTTTTGCCGGACACAACGCTCCCGGTGGAGGTTTCATAGGAGGACTCATGCTGGCTACCGCTCTGATCCTGCTCTACGTCTCTTTTGATCTTGATTCAATTAAAAAAGTGCTGCCCTTTGACTATACGGTCATAATTGGAATCGGCCTATTGCTGGCGATACTCACCGGTTTAAACAGCCTTCTTTTTGGAGATGCTTTTTTAACCCAGTATTTTGATTATTTTCAATGGCCCTTTTTCGGGGAAGTGGAATTGACAACAGCCCTCCCTTTTGACCTGGGAATTCTCATGGTAGTTGTAGGGGTCGCCTTGTTAATTATTCTATCTATCGCAGAGGATGTTTCATAA
- a CDS encoding Na+/H+ antiporter subunit A has translation MSTLHFVALAPFIMAIIIPFCYFKFRNIHTGWFVLPLPLILFIYLLTFIPFDGQLFQPVEHAVPWVPSLDIYFTVYLDGLSLLFALLITGIGALVVLYSIYYIANKNNEPLHNFYVYLLMFMGAMLGVVLSDNLIVLYVFWELTSLASSLLIAYWFHKEKSRYGAQKSMLITVSGGFAMLAGFSLLYVLAGSFSIREIVSAADSIAGEPLFLAAMILILLGAFTKSAQFPFHIWLPDAMEAPTPVSAYLHSATMVKAGIYLVARMTPVFGTSAEWFWILIIFGLTTLTWGSISAIRQTDLKGILAFSTVSQLGLIMSLLGMSSAALHYDIVNTETLYTTAAMAAVLHLINHATFKGSLFMAVGIIDHETGTRDIRKLGGLMAIMPVTFTISLIGLASMAGLPPFNGFLSKELFFTASLNVASLDIFNLETLGFFIPVVAWIASVFTFVYSMLIFTKTFTGEFKPDNYSKHVHEAPAGLLISPIILGVLVIVFGFFPNMLAYTIIEPTMQSILPGLTSGDDQFYINIYHWHGLNAEIMMTIAVIFIGAAIALNLKKWQTSFFFARERDPLNYVYDGALDQLVIRSQQITRAQMTGRLSDYMLYMVIFISSLGLWTFFRYDALAIDLSGDQSIPAYMMVLTFVLLAATLALPFITHRVTNIALLGVVGFLIAALFVVFRAPDLALTQLLVETVMVVLFLLAYKHLPEIKKESKNKGSHLIKGVVAASVGVFVIITSLSVHALRNDSDITPISDFFIENSKSLAGGYNMVNVILVDFRGLDTLLEVLVLAIAALGVVTLIKHKMHGGEDV, from the coding sequence TTGTCTACGCTACATTTTGTTGCACTAGCACCATTTATTATGGCAATTATTATTCCATTTTGTTATTTTAAATTTCGTAATATCCATACTGGATGGTTCGTGCTCCCCCTGCCGCTTATTTTATTCATCTATCTGCTGACATTTATCCCTTTTGACGGGCAGTTGTTTCAGCCGGTAGAGCATGCCGTTCCCTGGGTCCCTTCTCTTGATATTTACTTTACAGTTTATCTGGACGGACTGAGTCTCCTGTTTGCACTCCTTATTACAGGGATAGGAGCTCTAGTGGTGCTTTATTCTATTTATTACATTGCGAATAAGAATAATGAACCGCTGCATAATTTTTACGTATATTTACTTATGTTTATGGGAGCCATGCTCGGTGTGGTTCTATCTGACAATCTGATTGTTCTGTATGTATTCTGGGAACTTACCAGCCTGGCTTCTTCATTACTAATAGCCTATTGGTTCCACAAAGAAAAATCCCGTTACGGAGCTCAGAAGTCTATGCTGATAACTGTTTCAGGCGGATTTGCTATGCTGGCAGGTTTTTCCCTGCTCTATGTACTGGCAGGTTCATTCAGCATCCGCGAAATTGTTTCTGCTGCAGACTCTATCGCAGGAGAGCCTCTGTTTTTAGCAGCGATGATTTTAATCCTGCTTGGAGCTTTCACTAAATCAGCACAATTCCCATTCCACATCTGGCTTCCTGATGCCATGGAAGCACCGACTCCGGTCAGTGCTTATCTTCACTCCGCTACTATGGTAAAAGCCGGAATCTATTTGGTAGCAAGAATGACACCTGTTTTTGGAACATCTGCCGAATGGTTTTGGATTTTAATCATATTTGGACTCACTACTTTGACTTGGGGTTCCATTTCCGCAATAAGACAGACGGATCTGAAGGGTATTCTGGCTTTTTCCACAGTCAGTCAGCTCGGACTTATAATGTCACTTCTCGGAATGAGTTCCGCTGCTCTGCATTACGACATTGTTAATACAGAAACGTTATACACGACAGCTGCAATGGCTGCTGTATTACATTTAATTAACCATGCCACCTTTAAGGGAAGCCTGTTCATGGCCGTTGGGATTATTGATCATGAAACAGGAACAAGAGACATTAGAAAACTGGGCGGACTAATGGCTATTATGCCTGTCACTTTTACAATTTCTCTTATCGGTTTGGCGTCGATGGCCGGGCTGCCGCCTTTCAACGGCTTTCTAAGTAAAGAGCTTTTCTTTACGGCCTCTTTAAATGTTGCCAGTCTCGATATTTTCAATCTCGAAACTCTCGGGTTCTTTATTCCAGTAGTGGCCTGGATTGCCAGTGTATTCACTTTTGTTTACAGTATGCTTATTTTTACGAAAACATTCACAGGCGAATTTAAACCGGACAATTACTCCAAACACGTTCATGAGGCTCCTGCCGGGCTGTTAATTTCTCCTATAATTCTCGGAGTCCTCGTCATTGTTTTTGGGTTTTTTCCGAACATGCTCGCATATACGATTATTGAGCCTACTATGCAGTCCATACTCCCGGGTCTTACCTCAGGGGATGACCAATTTTACATTAATATCTACCATTGGCACGGGCTGAACGCAGAAATTATGATGACGATTGCTGTTATCTTTATCGGGGCAGCCATTGCTTTGAATTTAAAAAAATGGCAGACGAGCTTTTTCTTTGCCCGGGAACGGGATCCGCTTAACTACGTTTACGACGGGGCACTTGATCAGCTTGTAATTCGTTCCCAGCAGATTACCAGAGCTCAGATGACAGGTCGGTTAAGTGACTATATGCTCTATATGGTCATTTTTATCAGCTCACTCGGGCTGTGGACATTTTTCCGCTATGATGCCCTGGCCATCGACTTGTCCGGAGACCAGTCCATCCCTGCTTATATGATGGTATTGACGTTTGTACTGCTGGCGGCAACATTGGCTTTGCCATTCATCACGCACCGCGTAACAAATATAGCCTTATTAGGTGTTGTAGGTTTCTTGATAGCTGCCCTGTTCGTTGTGTTCAGAGCACCCGATCTGGCACTTACGCAGCTGCTTGTTGAGACAGTGATGGTAGTTCTCTTCCTGCTGGCTTATAAACACCTGCCGGAGATTAAAAAAGAATCAAAAAATAAAGGTTCACACCTTATTAAAGGGGTGGTTGCGGCATCAGTAGGTGTATTTGTTATCATTACCAGTTTATCCGTTCATGCCCTTCGCAATGATTCGGACATCACGCCAATCTCAGATTTCTTTATAGAAAATTCCAAATCATTGGCCGGCGGCTATAACATGGTTAACGTCATTCTTGTTGACTTCCGGGGGCTCGATACGCTCCTTGAAGTACTCGTACTTGCTATTGCAGCACTTGGTGTGGTCACTTTGATCAAACACAAAATGCATGGAGGTGAGGATGTATGA
- a CDS encoding YqeG family HAD IIIA-type phosphatase encodes MLKKFIPDQYVQSVYDIETEELRKRGVKGIITDLDNTLVEWDRKDATEKLLTWFERLREEGFEVVIVSNNNEKRVHTFASPHGLTFIHSAKKPFSKAFKAACRLMNLKHSEVVVLGDQLLTDILGGNRAGFQTILVVPVAETDGILTKFNRAIERRVFKAMKRKGLIEWERE; translated from the coding sequence ATGCTTAAAAAGTTCATACCAGATCAATATGTTCAGTCCGTCTATGATATTGAAACGGAAGAATTAAGAAAACGGGGCGTAAAAGGAATCATTACCGATCTGGATAATACGCTGGTAGAATGGGACAGAAAAGATGCTACAGAAAAACTTCTTACGTGGTTTGAAAGACTTCGTGAAGAAGGATTTGAAGTAGTGATCGTTTCCAATAATAACGAAAAAAGAGTTCATACATTTGCCTCACCTCACGGCTTGACGTTTATTCACAGTGCGAAAAAACCTTTCAGTAAAGCATTCAAGGCAGCATGCAGATTAATGAATTTAAAGCACTCTGAAGTCGTAGTTCTGGGGGACCAGCTGCTCACAGATATTCTCGGTGGAAACCGTGCAGGATTTCAGACAATTCTCGTCGTTCCAGTGGCTGAAACCGATGGTATACTTACTAAGTTCAACAGAGCGATCGAACGCCGGGTATTTAAGGCGATGAAACGAAAGGGGTTAATTGAATGGGAGAGAGAATGA